The Gemmatimonadota bacterium genome segment CGCTCTACGTGATGCAGGCCCGGAGATCCTTCGGCCGGGCGGCGGCGGCGAATCCCCTGCACCCGGACGCCTACTACCGGTTGGGGCTGTCCTACGAAAACCCCTCTCGCGATTACAAGAAAGCGCTGGCCTTATTCTATCGGCAGTTGATGGTAAAACCGGATCACCGCGATGCGCTCGACCACCTGGAGCGATGCAGTTACATGCTCAAGCAGTTCCGGGAAGGCATCGACCTCCTGACGCAGGTGGTCGAAGTCCACGGGGACGCCGTGCCGGACTACGTGCATACTTTGATCAACAAGCTCAGGGCCACGTCGCTGCAGTCACAGAGCCGATACGCCGAAGCGGACCGGGCCTACGGCGAATTCCTGGTCGACGCGGCGCCGGAGGAACGCGCGCACTACATGGATCTGGCCCACGTGACGTCGGAAGAAGAATTCCGGCAGTACCAGGCACTGGAAACGGAAGCGGCGAAAGCGGAATTCAGACGCAGGTTCTGGGCGGCCCGCGATCCGAAGCCGGCCACTGCCGTGAACGAGCGGCTCGTGGAACACTACCGGCGGGTCATGCACGCACGGGAGCATTTCTCCAGTGGCCAGCAGCCATGGGATCGCCGCGGCGGGATCTATATACGGTACGGCGAACCGGACGATTTGCAGCATTTCATCATGCAGACCGGCGAGAACGCCATGAAGAACTACCAGCCGACCGGCGACGCCCGTATCGATGCGATCCGCGAGCGTAATTTCATATTGCGGTACCGCCTGAAGATCGATAACTCCGGCGAGACGTGGAGCGACCCGACAACACGCGGTACCCGCGATCCGGATGCGGGGGACTACCTGCACGAATTGGAAGCGCAGCAGGATGACTACTCAAATATTGTTTCGTCCGCGGTAACGGGGGGCAAGGAAGTCGCCAACACCGCCACCTTTTCGGCCATTTCCACCAGGGCACAATCGCTGGGCTTTCTCGCCGAAAGCTGGGTATACCTGGAGCACGACCTCGAGTTGTTCTTCGTCGACCAGGTAGGGGTCGGCAAGTTCGACTATCCGCTGCAGGTGCACGAGACGAACATTACCGAGGCCTTCGTCCAGGACAAGTATAATCCCAGGCGCATCGCGGCCTCGCTGATGGAGAAGACTCCGGAGTCCTACGAGTTCGACTACGGCGGCGGACCGCTGCGGTTCATGTACGACATTGTGTCCTACAAGGGTCGGGACGGCCTGGCCGAAGTGGAAACCGCCTACATGGTCCCGGCCGAACAACTGGAAACGGTGGAGGACGGACAGGGATTGCGCACGTGGTTGGACAGCCACATGGTGTTTCATGATGACGATTACAACCGCGTAGCCCAGACCTCCAGGCGTGTCGGACCCATCGACCGGCCGCTCGTACCGGTATCCGGGAACGCCCCGGGTATCGAACTACATACGGGCATGATGGAGATGGAAGCGCCGCCCGGCAGTTTCCGTGCCGCCATAGAGGTCCAGGACGAGACCACCCGGCGCATTGGAATTTACGAACAGGGCTACGCTGTTCCCGATTACGATGGCGACGCGCTGGTGTTGAGCGATATCAAGCTGGCGGTATCCATCACGCCGGCCGATTCAATCCACGGCCCCTTCGTGCGCAACGGACTTGAAATCGTACCCAATCCGGCGCGCCTGTACCAGCGCACCGACCCCGTTCACTTCTACTACGAGATCTACAACCTCGCCCTGTCCGAGTCCGGTCGAACCGCTTACCGGGTGGAACTGGAAATGAAGAACAAGGACCGGCCGCAGAACCTCTTCTGGCGTATTCTGAAGGGGATAGACCGGCTGGTCCGGCGTACGGACAACGAACAGTCCGTGCTCATGGTATTCGAGAACGAAGGAAACCGCCCGGACGAGTTCAGTTACACTTCCATCGATACGGGAGCCACACCCACCGGCGCCTACGAGATGACGGTTCGCGTCACGGACCTGCATTCCGGACAAACCGCCACGCGGCAGAAAGTCTTCGTCGTGACCAATGACCGGGTCGCGGAATTCAAGGCGGACACGGAATAACTTCCCGCTTACATCCGCGCGCTGAAGGACGGCGCAAAATGTCTAACCTGAGCAAAATTTCCGCGTTACTTGTCCTGCTGCTGCCATTCACCTGGCTGCCGCCCGCCACCGGCCAGGAGGCGGAGTCCGCTGCCAAGGAAGTGGAGCCTCTTGCCGGCCAGGAGGCGGAGTCCCTATTGGACCGGGCCAGGGCACAGTACGACCAGGGCAGATTCCAGGGGGCGGAGTCCACGCTGAGAAGTCTGCTCCAGGAGCAACCCGGATCGTCTGTAGCCCATCTTTGGCTGAGCCGCGCGCTGGACCGGCAGGAAAGGTATGACGAGGCCGAGCGCGCCGCAGAGGAAGCGCTGGAGATCGACCGCGCATCCCCGGAAATCCTCATACAACTCGCGCGGGTTTACATTCTCAAAGACAAGAAGAAGGATGCGCGGGAGTTCCTGGACGAGGCCGAGAAACTGGCGCCGGACATGGCGGACATATACTACTACCGCGGCCGCACGTATGGAAAGATCCGGATGGCGCGGTTCCGGCCCGGTACTGCCGAACGGGAATACAGGATCCAGGACGCGTCCTACCGGCGCGCCATCGCGTTGAATCCGAGCCATCCCGATGCCTTCTTTCAACTGGGATACGCCATCGAGGAGATCCGGGACGACCCGGAATCCGCGATGGAGTGGTATGCCAGGCAGGCATCCGAGAATCCGTCGCACGACGAAGCGGTCTACCGCCTGGTCTCTTGCTCCGTCGAATTGGGGGAGTACCAGAAGGGGTACGCGCAGTTGCAGCGGGTCGCCGCGGCCCAGGATTCGGCCGTCAATCCCCTGGTCGAGGGTCTGGCGGCACAGCTCGAAGCCTACCGGTACCATTCCCTGGACCAGCACGTGCGCGCGTACCGGGCCTTGAGGCGATACGTCGCGGTCCTGTCGGAAATCGACCCCGGTAAAGTCGCCCTGTACAGGGATCTCTCCATCGTAGCCTCCTTGGAGGAAGCCAATGCCTTTCTCGAAGCGCCGGAACAGGAAAGGGAGGAGTTGTGGCGCACCTACTGGGCGGCCCGCGACCCCGATCCCACGACGCGGATCAACGAACGGCTGGTGGAACACTACCGCCGGGTGATCTTCTCCAGGCTGCATTTTTCAACGGGCAAGGACCCGTGGGACCGCCGCGGCGAGATCTATGTCCGATACGGTCATCCGGACGATCGGCAGCGTTTCATCCTCAAATCCGGGGAGGACGTGGTCAACGCGATTTTCCCGACCGGGATGCGAGCCGTGGACATGATCCGCGAAACCAGCCGGCAGCGATTGGACATGCAGGTCAGCACCGGGGCGCCGATCCAGGACTTCGGCATATTCAGTGCGCGGGCCGGGCGCGAGACCAAGTCAGTCGCATTCCCGACGGAAAGCTGGGTCTACGTCCCCTTCGGCCTGGAGATCTTCTTTACGGATCAGCGGAATTCGAAAGCGTTCGACTACCCGCTTCAGGTGATCGATCTGCCCGCCCAGGCGACCAACTTCGGCACGACGGACCGGCTCGCGTACAGCTTCCTGAATACGACGAGGAAACAGGCCGAAGAGCTCATCCGGAAAGTACCCGAAACCCACCGGCACGACTACGGCGGCGAACCGCTCTCGTTCGTATACCAGTTGGCCGCCTTCAAGGGCCCCGGCGACCAGGCCGACATCGAAGTGGCCTACAGCCTTCCCGCGGCTCAGCTGGGCAACGTGGAGGACGGGCTCGGCGAAAGGACCTGGCTGTCCGGCCGAATCGCCCTGCAGGACATGGACTTCAACTACGTGCAGGCCATGCCCTTCAAGATGGGACCGCTTCGCCGCCCCGTGTCGGAACAGGACAATCTGCAGCTTTCAACGGGCGCATTCCGGTTCAGTGCACAGCCCGGGGCGTACCGGTCCGCGGTTTCCCTGAGGGATTCGCTGTCGCAGAAGTACGGGGTCTCCACGGCGTCGCTCCAGATCTCGGACTACCGCGCAGACCGGATGTTGCTGAGCGATGTAAAGCTCGCCGCATCCATCGTGCCCACCGACGCGGCGGGTCTGCTCGTCCGCAACGGACTGTTCATCACACCCCACCCCGCACGCCTCTATTCACGTGCGACGCCGGTGTTCATCTATTACGAGATCTATAATCTGGAGCGGGATGCCGAGGGCCGGACGGGATTTCGTACGGAACTGGAGATTGCCGTCAGGGAACCCCGGCGCAATGTCGCCCTCAGATTCCTCACCGCCCTGGGGCGCATGGTCAGCCAGCGATCCGACGATCAGACGGCCTACGTGACCTTCGAAGACAGCGGTACGACGCCGGACGATTTCAAGTACACCTCGATCGAAACGGCGGATCTGGATCCCGGTACCTATACCATGACGCTGACCGTCACGGATCTCCATACCGGACAGCAGGACACGAAGACGGTCGATTTCATCGTGGTCCAGGGCGAAGAGGCTAAAGAGGGCTGAAGGGGCCAAACAGGCTGGAGGGACGGCGTCAGGTTCGGCTCCCGCGGTCTCCAGGCGCGATCAGGCGGTAGAGCGCCGGAGTGACGAACAGCACCAGCAGCGTGGATAGCGTGAGCCCGCTCAGGCCGGTGTAGGAAAGACTGATCCAGAGGTCCCGCGTCGAGGGGTGTCCCGCGAAGAGCAGGGGAGTCAGTCCCACCAGCGTAGTGAGGGACGTAATCAGGATGGGACGAAGGCGCTGCCTGGCCGCGGTGACGATCGCCACGTCGAGGAGCATGCCTTCCCGTTGCAGCCGGGCCATGCGATCCACCAGCAGGATCGCGTTGTTGACCACGATCCCGACCATGAATATCGTCCCCAGGAAAGCCCCCCGGTCGAATGAAAGTTCGAAGAACCAGAATACCAGGAAGATGCCGGTGAGTCCCATGGGTACGGTCAGCAGGGCGACCGCGGCGCGGCGGAAGGACTCGAACAGGGCTGAGGTTACCAGCAGGACCAGCACGAAAGCCAGGCAGACGGCCAGGTACAGGTCACGCTCGTCTCCCCAGTCGAACCCCGCCCACGTTTGCCGTTCCAGCCGGTAGCCCGGCGGCAGTTCGACGGCGTTCAGAAAGGCTTCCTGAAATCGGCCGGCCAGTCGCCCGGCGCCTACGAACTCGTACGTTATCCACCTCTCATACTGCTGGTCACTGCGCATGATGGCTGTAGGTACCCGGTTGAACGCCAGGTATCCGGCATCCCCCATGTCCAGGGCGAAGTCGGAGCTCCGGATCGGAAGGCGATCGAGGTCGGACGCCGAGGCGGACCGGTCGACGACCAGACGGTACGGAACCCGCCGTCCGTCGAGGTGCAACTCGCCGTCGTGGCTTTCCCGGTCTCCGTAAAGCCGAAGCAAT includes the following:
- a CDS encoding tetratricopeptide repeat protein gives rise to the protein MSSNQIDPPADLMSALSPLPLLCRTLAGFLLSCCLMSPIADATASNAQPEPGSAGPAGPPGQARPTSTLDALLEEGLSLYDQRKFEEAKTVFEEAVRLKSKSGEARYWLGVSHYELGEDRDAAKQLRIAVRNDRKNPDAHLALGRTYMRMKNRMVDARKSLKQALRYDPEHSEVHYYLGVSYMAQSKRDPAAPLYVMQARRSFGRAAAANPLHPDAYYRLGLSYENPSRDYKKALALFYRQLMVKPDHRDALDHLERCSYMLKQFREGIDLLTQVVEVHGDAVPDYVHTLINKLRATSLQSQSRYAEADRAYGEFLVDAAPEERAHYMDLAHVTSEEEFRQYQALETEAAKAEFRRRFWAARDPKPATAVNERLVEHYRRVMHAREHFSSGQQPWDRRGGIYIRYGEPDDLQHFIMQTGENAMKNYQPTGDARIDAIRERNFILRYRLKIDNSGETWSDPTTRGTRDPDAGDYLHELEAQQDDYSNIVSSAVTGGKEVANTATFSAISTRAQSLGFLAESWVYLEHDLELFFVDQVGVGKFDYPLQVHETNITEAFVQDKYNPRRIAASLMEKTPESYEFDYGGGPLRFMYDIVSYKGRDGLAEVETAYMVPAEQLETVEDGQGLRTWLDSHMVFHDDDYNRVAQTSRRVGPIDRPLVPVSGNAPGIELHTGMMEMEAPPGSFRAAIEVQDETTRRIGIYEQGYAVPDYDGDALVLSDIKLAVSITPADSIHGPFVRNGLEIVPNPARLYQRTDPVHFYYEIYNLALSESGRTAYRVELEMKNKDRPQNLFWRILKGIDRLVRRTDNEQSVLMVFENEGNRPDEFSYTSIDTGATPTGAYEMTVRVTDLHSGQTATRQKVFVVTNDRVAEFKADTE
- a CDS encoding GWxTD domain-containing protein; the encoded protein is MSNLSKISALLVLLLPFTWLPPATGQEAESAAKEVEPLAGQEAESLLDRARAQYDQGRFQGAESTLRSLLQEQPGSSVAHLWLSRALDRQERYDEAERAAEEALEIDRASPEILIQLARVYILKDKKKDAREFLDEAEKLAPDMADIYYYRGRTYGKIRMARFRPGTAEREYRIQDASYRRAIALNPSHPDAFFQLGYAIEEIRDDPESAMEWYARQASENPSHDEAVYRLVSCSVELGEYQKGYAQLQRVAAAQDSAVNPLVEGLAAQLEAYRYHSLDQHVRAYRALRRYVAVLSEIDPGKVALYRDLSIVASLEEANAFLEAPEQEREELWRTYWAARDPDPTTRINERLVEHYRRVIFSRLHFSTGKDPWDRRGEIYVRYGHPDDRQRFILKSGEDVVNAIFPTGMRAVDMIRETSRQRLDMQVSTGAPIQDFGIFSARAGRETKSVAFPTESWVYVPFGLEIFFTDQRNSKAFDYPLQVIDLPAQATNFGTTDRLAYSFLNTTRKQAEELIRKVPETHRHDYGGEPLSFVYQLAAFKGPGDQADIEVAYSLPAAQLGNVEDGLGERTWLSGRIALQDMDFNYVQAMPFKMGPLRRPVSEQDNLQLSTGAFRFSAQPGAYRSAVSLRDSLSQKYGVSTASLQISDYRADRMLLSDVKLAASIVPTDAAGLLVRNGLFITPHPARLYSRATPVFIYYEIYNLERDAEGRTGFRTELEIAVREPRRNVALRFLTALGRMVSQRSDDQTAYVTFEDSGTTPDDFKYTSIETADLDPGTYTMTLTVTDLHTGQQDTKTVDFIVVQGEEAKEG